The Candidatus Saccharibacteria bacterium oral taxon 955 DNA segment AAAATTAGGTCCACTCACCCTCTCGTTCTCGCTGGAGGCAAAGGCTGGAAAGATGAAGAGATTCGTCAGGCTATATCAGACTATAAATCAAAAGGCTACAACATCATAACCACAGGCTACATCACCGACAAAGAAAAAGCTGTTCTATACAAAAATACCGCCTGCTTCACTCTGCCTTCACACTACGAGGGGTTTGGCATGCCTATCCTCGAAGCTATGCAATACTCCATACCAGTTGCCATAAGTGATATCCCTGTGTTTCACGAGGTAGCAGGCCAGGCCGCCGTCTACTTCAATCAAGACGACCCCGACTCAATCGCAACCGCAATCAGTAAACTACTAGACGACGCCAAGCTTAGACAGAATCTCGCTCGACATCAGAGTAAAGAACTCGCTAAATACAGCTGGAAATCAAACGCTAATCTTGTTATTAAGGCATTTCAGGCTCTCATTGACAAAAAATAGCCCAGCCATTTGGCACTCACTACAGTTACGCTATACTAGTAGATAGACTTTACTAATGGAGTACATATGTCCGAAAAAATTATCGTTACTGGTGTAAATGGATTTGTTGGCGAACATGTCGTCGACACATTTAAGGAAGATGGGTTTGAGGTTGTCGGTATAGGCTCTGACAATAACCCAAACGAAAAAGTTGCCCATAAATTAGATACTTATGTGTCGTGTAACCTTCTTGATGTCGACTCAGTAAATAACATAGATCTAAATAACGCCCGTGCAATTATTCATCTCGCTGGCTTGTCTGCTGTAAGTCGATCATTTGACCAAGCTCAACGATATATCTCTGACAATGCTGTTATGACCTACAACCTGCTAGATCATGCAAAAACTAGCAATATGCAGGGCCGCGCTATTGTTGTAAGTAGTGGCGCTCTATACGATCCAAACCAACCACTACCGATAAGCGAAGAGTCAGCTACTAGCCCAACTTCACCATACGCAATCGGTAAACTAGCCAGTGAGCATGTCGTTGATTACTTCCGTAATCGCGGTCTAGATGCTGTTATTGCTAGACCCTTTAATCATATCGGGCCGGGCCAGAAGGAAGGCTTCATCCTGCCGGATATCTACGCCCAACTATCTTCCGTTGGTAGTGGCGGTGAAATACAGGTCGGAAATCTCAATACAAGACGCGACTATACCGACGTACGTGATATCGTCGCCGGATACAAAGCCCTTGCCCTTGCCGACTCCCTCGATCACAGGCTTTACAATATCTGCTCAGGCAAGAGCCTATCGGGCAAAGACATTCTCGCACTCGTCGAAAGAATAGGGAACTACACCGACATAAAAGTATCGATTGACCCTTCAAAAATTCGCCCATCAGACATCATGGACATATACGGCGATTCATCGAGGATCCGTAAAGAACTCGGTTGGCAGCCTCAATATGATATTGAGCAGACGATTGCTGACTTTATAGCAGACTCGTCGCGCGACAAATAAAGCCTCATAACCAAATAAATAAGGACACCTGCTGGTGCCCCTATTTATTGTTAGTAATCGAATTACCCTTCGCGCTCTAGATCGTGTTCAACCATCAACTTAACAAGTCCAGGGAAGTCTACTTGACGCTCCCAACCAAGCTCTTTTTCAGCTCGTGATGGATCACCGAGGAGTAGATCTACCTCTGCAGGGCGGTAAAAATCAGGGTTGATCTTGATACGAACAACACCGTTCTGATCAACACCCTCTTCATTTTCGCCTTCACCACGCCAAGTTAATTCCATCCCCACTTCCTTAAAGGCGAGTTCACAAAATTCACGAATTGAGTGTGTCTCACCTGTTGCAAGAACGTAGTCATTTGGCGTATCCTGCTGAAGCATCCGCCACATTCCTTCTACGTAATCACCCGCATATCCCCAATCACGCATCGCATCTAGATTACCAAGCTCGATATACTCCTGCTTACCGTGCTTGATGCGAGCTACCGCCTGGCTGATCTTCCTTGTCACAAACTCAGGACCGCGTCGCTCGCCTTCGTGATTAAACAAGATACCACTAACCGCAAACATATCGTAGCTTTCGCGGTAGTTCTTTGTTATCCAGTAGCCATAAAGCTTAGCGACACCGTATGGACTACGCGGGTGAAAGGCTGAGCTCTCGTTATAGCCCGCCTCTGGACGGTTGTAGGCCGTACCGCCGAACATCTCTGACGTCGACGCCTGATAGAAGCGGGTTGTTTTTTCGAGACCCGCCATTCGAATCGCCTCAAGCACTGACAAGACAGCCTTGCCAGTAACATCAGCCGTCATCAATGGGTTTCGGAACGAATAACCAACGTGGCTAATTGCTGCTAGGTTATAGACTTCATCAGGCTTTATCTCCTGGATCGCCTTTGTCATCGCCGAGATATCCGTCAAATCTGCTAGTACAATTTTGACATACGGAAACTCTTTGGTAACCTCCTGATAACGTGGGTGGCTAGCTTCAAGCTGTCCGCGAAGCGTACCATACACCTCATAGCCTTTTTCGTGAAGAAGCTTCGCAAGATGCCCAGCATCCTGTCCCGCAATACCTGTAATAAGTGCACGTTTTACTTCTGACATATCTCTCCTCTAAATTATGCGCTTAATCTGACACTCATTATACACTGTTATGGCACTGCTTTTAACTTAAGCTACAATATAATATGCATGAAACTTCTCGAGTACGAAGCAAAGCGCATTTTACGTAAATACGACATTCTAACACCAACAGAGGTGGCACTTGTTTCACCTGGTGAAAAATATAAAATAGACCCTCCCCATCCGCTAGTCGTAAAATCTCAAGTTCCAATTGGAGGGCGAGGCAAAGCGGGAGGAGTTTTACTCGCAAAAGATAGACCTAGTCTAGAAGAAGCGATAAACAAAATCGCTAACACTAGAATTCAAAATTACCTACCAAACAAGATTCTGATCGAAAAAGCCCTGGATATAGATCGCGAACTCTATCTATCGCTCACCATCAACAGCACCACCGTAGCGATAGATGTTCTCGCACATCCTAGCGGTGGAGTTGAAGTGGAGGCTCAAGATAATTTTTCTACCCTAAATACCGATGGACCATTTAGTGTCATAGGTGAATCTCTAGCGGAAATATACCATCTCGAGAGTCATGCTTTTGCCCTAGCCGAACTTATAGAAAATCTCTATCGGTGTTTCATCAACAATGACATGACCCTACTAGAGA contains these protein-coding regions:
- a CDS encoding NAD-dependent epimerase/dehydratase family protein is translated as MSEKIIVTGVNGFVGEHVVDTFKEDGFEVVGIGSDNNPNEKVAHKLDTYVSCNLLDVDSVNNIDLNNARAIIHLAGLSAVSRSFDQAQRYISDNAVMTYNLLDHAKTSNMQGRAIVVSSGALYDPNQPLPISEESATSPTSPYAIGKLASEHVVDYFRNRGLDAVIARPFNHIGPGQKEGFILPDIYAQLSSVGSGGEIQVGNLNTRRDYTDVRDIVAGYKALALADSLDHRLYNICSGKSLSGKDILALVERIGNYTDIKVSIDPSKIRPSDIMDIYGDSSRIRKELGWQPQYDIEQTIADFIADSSRDK
- the gmd gene encoding GDP-mannose 4,6-dehydratase, whose protein sequence is MSEVKRALITGIAGQDAGHLAKLLHEKGYEVYGTLRGQLEASHPRYQEVTKEFPYVKIVLADLTDISAMTKAIQEIKPDEVYNLAAISHVGYSFRNPLMTADVTGKAVLSVLEAIRMAGLEKTTRFYQASTSEMFGGTAYNRPEAGYNESSAFHPRSPYGVAKLYGYWITKNYRESYDMFAVSGILFNHEGERRGPEFVTRKISQAVARIKHGKQEYIELGNLDAMRDWGYAGDYVEGMWRMLQQDTPNDYVLATGETHSIREFCELAFKEVGMELTWRGEGENEEGVDQNGVVRIKINPDFYRPAEVDLLLGDPSRAEKELGWERQVDFPGLVKLMVEHDLEREG